One genomic window of Eleginops maclovinus isolate JMC-PN-2008 ecotype Puerto Natales chromosome 12, JC_Emac_rtc_rv5, whole genome shotgun sequence includes the following:
- the mn1b gene encoding transcriptional activator MN1 → MFGLEQFGSQINSRNPGQSERNINHPRLNMGSHYKSPGFHAGGPPGAVEPGMGPLSEPQMLGLNMNINGEQYGGFHPRGHSEMHAGGGLQQQQQQQQQQQGPMHGFFNNQQPHQGHPHGHQPHPHQPHPHFSGNYGGPEPGSSCLHGGRLMGYNNNGMGPQQGFGEGFDPLSEGQAGDGFPQQQQQQQPQQRPGNMPDFQHHGPPSGSHAVPAPCLPLDQSPNRAASFHGLPSSSSSSSESHGLEPRRMPNQGAVEGLEYNFPSEPPSGHFDVHVFSPSESESQLPHFGPGRPVPGANFPGNPGMPRTPGMSGISKGHQPPQPQQPQQPQHPQHGVFFERFGNGRKVPVGMETGVNARHPLMQQQQQAGLIARQNSCPPGLPRPPQAEPGPTNPNILDGGVMMPGQHNQFEYPIHRLENRGLHPYGDPMFNMQQPAPPPSQQPPNQRLQHFDSPYMNMAKRPRFDFPNAHGGEGWCGGMDNHLSPSAYPGLPGEFTPPVSDGFPPGPLQHPGPEQQSLQQRQNAAMMIKQMASRNQQQRMRQPSLQQLGHHGEVPPGPMAHGGPVGSMPQPNFDRENAGRMPNIDGQNPHVTQENSWFQGSHPPGEMMSRRMGGAGNESGPHDMGLQQNGAGMMFRPGMGMQDPMRIQGDGHVQALHSPGIHSQFSGNMGNLSQMQSPGAGTGHPNAPAERRPADFPAPPMGAQPTFPYVGANRQGQAHSAPQGVNTSPGSYPPQSEFPPGQRSSVSKLGALSLGNFSKTSAKDSVFGQSCLAALSTACQNMIASLGAPNLNVTFNKKNQNEGKRKLSQTEQDINSSTSNGTGSAGPEYFQSSTSQNSQIPGTGNSNSKPVSQSQTVQGEASALSPNYNMDATPCSEGKATTGSGRGRGRRKRDSGHVSPGIFFPPDNGNPVVSPGQQTPSAGIGERGGGTPHEKHLQSPSWGKGGDLMLGDQADLMSSLDSGIQSVAKSDSSSPRVDFPDDVSTHYGNEDEVSSSSDAGGASAIKPNRSPMITGSPKMPRSDHGLINGQKPLGMGINNHTTSTPDSYGLNAGGGTGASGVSHPSTPGVEQVRTPSSTSGQDEIHPLEILQAQIQLQRQQFSISEDQPLAMKNGKKNGDCPSQNGDNELASCSPDAGKGSMGTIDLDTLMAEQHATWYVPSDKAMMDGSEDDKAMGPWEKNKSQNSSKEESELTQSKAGAAAPGGGGGGGGGGGGGGGGGGGGSSGGNHLQCLSVHCTDELGDSKGRGGPVSSWRSLHSDISNRFGTFVAALT, encoded by the exons ATGTTTGGGCTGGAGCAGTTCGGTTCTCAGATTAATAGCAGAAACCCTGGCCAGTCGGAGAGAAACATAAACCACCCGAGACTGAACATGGGCTCCCATTATAAAAGCCCAGGTTTTCACGCTGGAGGCCCACCAGGAGCCGTGGAGCCCGGAATGGGTCCTCTGAGCGAGCCGCAAATGCTCGGGCTCAATATGAACATTAACGGAGAGCAGTACGGGGGCTTTCACCCACGGGGCCACTCGGAAATGCATGCAGGCGGtggactgcagcagcagcagcagcagcagcagcagcagcaaggaccCATGCATGGATTTTTTAACAACCAGCAACCTCATCAAGGACATCCTCATGGCCATCAACCTCACCCCCACCAACCTCACCCTCATTTCAGTGGGAATTATGGAGGTCCAGAGCCAGGGTCATCTTGCCTGCATGGTGGCAGGCTAATGGGCTACAACAACAATGGCATGGGACCACAGCAGGGCTTTGGAGAAGGATTTGATCCTCTCTCTGAGGGGCAAGCAGGCGATGGCTTTccccagcaacagcagcagcaacagccgCAGCAGCGGCCTGGTAACATGCCTGATTTTCAACATCACGGGCCGCCCAGTGGTAGCCATGCTGTCCCTGCTCCCTGTCTACCCCTGGACCAGTCCCCTAACAGAGCAGCATCCTTCCATGGTCTCCCATCCTCCTCGTCCTCGTCATCTGAGTCTCATGGCCTGGAGCCTCGGCGGATGCCCAACCAGGGAGCAGTAGAGGGATTAGAGTATAACTTTCCAAGTGAGCCTCCATCTGGACATTTTGATGTACATGTATTTTCcccatcagaatcagaatctcaGTTACCCCATTTTGGTCCAGGAAGGCCAGTTCCAGGCGCTAATTTCCCAGGGAACCCTGGCATGCCACGGACACCAGGTATGTCGGGCATCTCTAAGGGACACCAGCCGCCACAGCCTCAGCAGCCACAGCAGCCTCAGCATCCTCAGCATGGAGTGTTTTTTGAGCGTTTTGGAAATGGCCGGAAGGTGCCTGTGGGAATGGAGACGGGGGTCAATGCAAGGCATCCCCTcatgcagcagcaacaacaggcCGGCTTGATAGCCAGACAGAATTCATGCCCCCCTGGCCTCCCCCGACCCCCTCAGGCTGAGCCCGGCCCTACTAACCCTAACATTCTAGATGGAGGGGTCATGATGCCTGGCCAACACAACCAGTTTGAATATCCCATTCACAGACTGGAAAATAGAGGTCTGCACCCCTATGGGGACCCCATGTTTAATATGCAACAgccagctcctcctccctcccaaCAGCCCCCAAATCAGCGACTGCAACACTTTGACTCTCCTTATATGAACATGGCGAAAAGGCCAAGATTTGACTTTCCTAATGCACATGGCGGTGAAGGCTGGTGTGGGGGTATGGATAaccacctctctccctctgcctacCCTGGCCTGCCTGGAGAGTTCACCCCACCTGTGAGTGACGGTTTCCCACCAGGTCCCCTGCAACATCCAGGACCTGAGCAGCAGTCCCTGCAGCAGCGGCAGAATGCAGCCATGATGATAAAACAGATGGCTTCACGCAACCAGCAGCAAAGGATGAGGCAGCCCAGTCTGCAGCAGCTGGGCCACCACGGTGAAGTACCTCCTGGCCCAATGGCTCACGGAGGACCAGTCGGGAGCATGCCTCAGCCCAACTTTGACAGGGAGAATGCTGGCAGAATGCCCAACATTGATGGACAAAATCCTCATGTAACTCAGGAGAACTCCTGGTTCCAAGGTTCCCACCCACCAGGGGAGATGATGTCACGGCGTATGGGTGGAGCGGGTAATGAATCAGGGCCCCACGACATGGGGCTACAGCAGAACGGTGCTGGAATGATGTTTAGGCCTGGCATGGGCATGCAAGACCCCATGAGAATACAAGGAGATGGTCATGTACAGGCTCTCCATTCCCCGGGCATTCACTCACAATTCAGTGGGAACATGGGCAACCTCTCTCAAATGCAGTCTCCAGGAGCAGGGACAGGGCATCCGAATGCACCAGCAGAGAGGCGGCCAGCTGACTTCCCTGCACCTCCAATGGGAGCACAGCCAACATTTCCCTATGTGGGGGCTAACCGTCAGGGGCAAGCCCACAGTGCTCCCCAGGGGGTGAACACCTCACCAGGGAGCTACCCTCCTCAGTCTGAGTTCCCCCCAGGCCAGCGGTCGTCTGTTAGTAAGCTTGGAGCCCTGTCCCTCGGGAACTTCAGCAAAACCAGTGCTAAAGACAGTGTTTTCGGCCAGAGCTGCCTAGCGGCCCTTTCCACGGCCTGCCAGAACATGATCGCTAGCCTAGGGGCCCCCAATCTTAACGTAACATTCAACAAGAAAAACCAAAATGAGGGCAAGCGAAAACTCAGTCAGACAGAGCAGGACATTAATAGCAGCACATCTAATGGGACTGGCAGTGCTGGACCTGAATATTTTCAGAGCAGCACTTCCCAGAACAGCCAGATACCTGGCACTGGGAATAGCAACTCTAAGCCTGTAAGTCAAAGCCAGACGGTGCAGGGGGAAGCCAGTGCCCTCTCCCCAAATTACAACATGGACGCTACCCCGTGCAGTGAGGGGAAAGCAACAACAGGGagtggaagagggagaggaaggagaaaaagagacagtGGACATGTGAGCCCTGgaattttttttccccctgacaATGGTAACCCTGTTGTAAGTCCAGGCCAGCAGACCCCCTCTGCTGGCATTGGGGAGAGGGGTGGGGGCACGCCCCACGAGAAACACCTCCAATCACCGTCTTGGGGAAAAGGAGGCGACCTAATGTTGGGGGACCAGGCCGACCTTATGTCTTCATTGGACAGTGGCATTCAAAGTGTTGCTAAGTCTGACAGTAGCTCACCACGAGTGGACTTTCCTGACGATGTCAGCACCCACTATGGTAACGAAGATGAGGTTTCCTCAAGCTCAGATGCAGGAGGTGCCTCAGCCATCAAGCCCAATCGCAGCCCTATGATCACCGGCTCACCCAAAATGCCTAGAAGTGACCATGGGTTGATTAATGGACAAAAGCCCCTTGGCATGGGCATTAACAATCATACTACCTCGACACCAGACAGTTATGGACTTAATGCTGGTGGGGGCACAGGGGCCAGTGGGGTGAGCCACCCGAGCACTCCTGGGGTGGAGCAGGTACGCACCCCATCCAGCACCTCTGGCCAGGATGAAATCCATCCTCTGGAGATTCTGCAGGCCCAGATCCAGCTCCAGCGGCAGCAGTTCAGTATCTCTGAGGACCAGCCCCTGGCTatgaaaaatggcaaaaagaATGGTGACTGTCCCTCACAGAACGGAGACAATGAGCTGGCAAGCTGCAGCCCGGATGCTGGGAAGGGCTCAATGGGCACTATTGACCTTGACACCCTCATGGCAGAGCAGCACGCCACCTGGTACGTGCCCAGTGACAAGGCCATGATGGACGGGTCAGAGGATGACAAGGCCATGGGAccatgggaaaaaaataagagccAAAACAGCAGCAAAGAAG AATCAGAGCTGACCCAGAGTAAGGCTGGAGCCGCGGCcccaggtggaggaggaggaggtggaggaggtggtggaggtggaggaggaggaggaggaggagggagcagtgGAGGGAACCACCTGCAGTGCCTGTCAGTCCACTGCACAGACGAGCTGGGGGACAGCAAGGGCCGAGGGGGGCCCGTCTCGTCCTGGCGCTCTCTCCACTCTGATATATCCAACCGATTTGGGACTTTCGTGGCGGCACTGACTTAA
- the LOC134873363 gene encoding phosphatidylinositol transfer protein beta isoform-like, translating into MVLIKEYRVVLPCSVEEYQVGQLFSVAEASKNETGGGEGIEVLKNEPYEKDGEKGQYTHKIYHLKSKVPGFVKVFAPEGSLVFHEKAWNAYPYCRTIVTNEYMKDNFFIKIETWHKPDLGTLENVHKLDMFTWPNVTVVPIDIADRSDVSAADYKPDEDPAKFKSAKTGRGPLGPAWKKELGSKTDCPRMCAYKLVTVKFKWWGLQTKVENFIHEQEKRIFNNFHRQVFCWIDKWVELNMEDIRRMEAETQNELDELRRRGEVRGTSAADE; encoded by the exons ATGGTCCTCATCAAGGAGTA TCGAGTGGTTTTACCCTGTAGTGTTGAGGAG tACCAAGTGGGACAGCTGTTCTCTGTGGCTGAAGCAAGTAAAAATGAGACGGGTGGTGGAGAGGGCATTGAGGTACTCAAGAATGAACCCTATGAAAAGGACGGCGAGAAGGGACAGTATACTCACAAGATCTACCACCTAAAAAG TAAAGTCCCAGGGTTTGTCAAGGTGTTTGCCCCTGAAGGCTCCCTGGTATTTCATGAAAAAGCCTGGAATGCCTACCCCTACTGCAGAACCA TTGTGACG AATGAGTATATGAAAGACAATTTCTTCATTAAGATCGAGACGTGGCACAAACCGGACCTTGGAACACTAGAAAAT GTGCACAAACTAGACATGTTCACATGGCCGAATGTAACAGTGGTGCCCATTGACATCGCAGACAGAAGTGATGTGTCCGCTGCT GACTACAAGCCAGATGAGGACCCTGCCAAGTTCAAGTCAGCTAAGACCGGCAGAGGACCCCTGGGGCCCGCCTGGAAG AAAGAGCTGGGTAGTAAGACTGACTGCCCGAGGATGTGTGCCTACAAACTGGTCACCGTCAAGTTCAAGTGGTGGGGCCTGCAGACCAAGGTGGAGAACTTCATCCATGAG CAAGAGAAGAGGATCTTCAACAACTTCCACCGCCAGGTCTTCTGCTGGATTGATAAGTGGGTGGAGCTGAACATGGAAGATATTCGCCGTATGGAGGCAGAGACACAGAATGAGCTGGATGAA CTTCGCAGACGGGGAGAAGTACGAGGAACCAGTGCTGCTGACGAATGA